One Setaria italica strain Yugu1 chromosome I, Setaria_italica_v2.0, whole genome shotgun sequence DNA window includes the following coding sequences:
- the LOC101761401 gene encoding B-box zinc finger protein 20, with amino-acid sequence MKVQCDVCAAEAASVFCCADEAALCDACDRRVHRANKLAGKHRRFSLLNPAPPSSSGSSAAQQQQPPPLCDICQEKRGLLFCKEDRAILCRDCDVSVHTASELTMRHTRFLLTGVRLSAEPAACPAPPSEDENSSGSFCCGSAGDAAPPSSAPATSHGSDSSSISEYLTKTLPGWHVEDFLVDEAAAAANNGVSADASYQGGLARIGIMPDGYSAWMAQDQLFGDSAAAAGVGRASRERWVPQMMYGGAELAVAGSKRPRTASTAYSYW; translated from the exons ATGAAGGTGCAGTGCGACGTGtgcgcggccgaggcggcgtcGGTGTTCTGCTgcgccgacgaggccgcgctGTGCGACGCGTGCGACCGCCGCGTGCACCGCGCCAACAAGCTCGCCGGCAAGCACCGCCGGTTCTCGCTGCTcaacccggcgccgccgtcctcgtccgGGTCgtcggcggcgcagcagcagcagccgcctccGCTCTGCGACATCTGCCAG GAGAAGAGGGGGCTCCTGTTCTGCAAGGAGGACCGGGCGATCCTGTGCCGGGACTGCGACGTGTCGGTGCACACGGCAAGCGAGCTGACCATGCGCCACACACGGTTCCTGCTCACCGGCGTGCGGCTCTCCGCCGAGCCGGCCGcgtgcccggcgccgccgtcggaggACGAGAACAGCAGCGGCAGCTTCTgctgcggcagcgccggcgacgCGGCCCCTCCCTCGTCGGCGCCCGCTACCagccacggcagcgacagcagcAGCATCTCCGAGTACCTCACCAAGACGCTGCCCGGCTGGCACGTCGAGGACTTCCTGGTCGACgaggccgcagccgccgccaacAACGGCGTCTCTGCAGACGCGTCCTATCAG GGAGGACTAGCCCGGATCGGCATCATGCCGGACGGCTACTCGGCCTGGATGGCGCAGGACCAGCTGTTCGGCGacagcgcggccgccgccggcgtcgggcgGGCAAGCCGGGAGCGGTGGGTGCCGCAGATGATGTACGGCGGCGCGGAGCTGGCCGTGGCCGGCAGCAAGAGACCCAGAACCGCGTCCACGGCGTATTCTTACTGGTGA
- the LOC101762072 gene encoding monothiol glutaredoxin-S6, translating into MALARLAFPLFLLLAAAEFAAATRSPSAFVQNAIYSNRITIFSKTYCPYSMRAKRIFRDLKEDPFVVELDLREDGRDIQSVLLDLVGRHTVPQVFVNGQHVGGSDDTVNALSNGQLEKLLGKSQSQ; encoded by the exons ATGGCTCTGGCCAGATTGGCGTttcccctcttcctcctcctcgccgcggcggagTTCGCAGCGGCGACGCGGTCGCCGTCGGCCTTCGTGCAGAACGCCATCTACTCCAACCGCATCACCATCTTCTCGAAAACCTACTGCCC GTACTCCATGCGTGCTAAGCGCATATTTCGAGATCTCAAGGAAGATCCATTTGTTGTTGAACTTGACCTCCGAG AGGATGGACGTGACATTCAAAGTGTTCTCCTAGACCTAGTTGGGCGCCATACTGTGCCACAGGTATTTGTGAATGGCCAGCATGTTGGTGGCTCAGATG ATACGGTAAATGCTCTTTCAAATGGACAGCTTGAGAAACTCCTTGGGAAGAGTCAGTCACAGTGA
- the LOC101762488 gene encoding aldehyde dehydrogenase family 3 member F1: protein MGSVPAEEMAVDFGGLVGDLREVYESDRTRDLEWRESQLRGLVRLLEEEEEAIFDVLREDLGKHRGEAFRDEVGVLKKSVVDKLQNLKNWAAPEKAHTPLVAFPATAMVVPEPLGVVLIFSCWNLPIGLALEPLSGALAAGNAVVVKPSELAPSTSAFLAANIPKYLDAKAVKVVEGGADVGEKLMEHRWDKVLFTGSSRVGRLIMTKAAKHLTPVALELGSKCPCIIDWLDSNRDSQVAVNRIIGAKWSTCSGQACIAIDYVLVEEEFAPILIEMLKSTLKRFFTKTEYMARILNEKHFKRLSGLLADRRVAASVVHGGHFNPKTLSIEPTLLLNPPLDSDIMTEEIFGPLLPIITVKKIEDSITFLKSKPKPLAIYAFTRNEELKRRIIDETSSGSVTFNDAIVQYGLDSIPFGGVGHSGFGQYHGKYSFEMFSHKKAVLKRSFLIEFMFRYPPWDESKIGFLRRVYRFDYISLFFALIGLRR, encoded by the exons aTGGGGAGCGTGCCGGCGGAGGAGATGGCCGTGGACTTCGGCGGCCTGGTAGGCGACCTGAGGGAGGTGTACGAGAGCGACAGGACCCGGGACCTGGAATGGCGGGAGTCGCAGCTCAGGGGTCTCGTCAGGCtcctggaggaagaggaggaggccatcTTCGACGTGCTCCGCGAGGACCTCGGCAAGCACCGCGGCGAGGCCTTCAGAGACGAG GTTGGGGTTCTGAAGAAGTCCGTCGTCGACAAGCTGCAAAACCTCAAGAACTGGGCGGCACCCGAGAAG GCTCACACGCCGCTGGTTGCCTTCCCGGCGACCGCGATGGTGGTGCCGGAGCCGCTCGGGGTTGTGCTCATCTTCTCCTGCTGGAATCTCCCAATAG GCCTGGCCCTGGAGCCGCTATCCGGAGCCCTGGCGGCTGGCAACGCCGTGGTGGTGAAGCCGTCCGAGCTCGCGCCGTCCACCTCGGCGTTCCTGGCGGCCAACATACCAAAGTACCTGGACGCCAAGGCCGTGAAGGTGGTTGAGGGCGGGGCGGATGTCGGAGAGAAGCTCATGGAGCACAGATGGGACAAGGTCCTCTTCACCG GCAGCAGCCGTGTTGGGCGCCTTATCATGACGAAGGCCGCCAAGCACCTGACACCGGTGGCGCTGGAGCTCGGCTCCAAGTGCCCGTGCATCATCGACTGGCTCGATAGCAACAGGGACAGCCAG GTAGCTGTGAACCGCATAATTGGGGCCAAATGGTCCACCTGCTCCGGCCAAGCTTGCATCGCCATCGACTACGTGCTGGTCGAGGAGGAATTCGCGCCGATTCTG ATCGAAATGCTCAAGTCCACACTGAAGAGGTTCTTCACCAAGACAGAGTACAtggcgcgcatcctgaacgagAAGCACTTCAAGAGGCTGAGCGGCCTCCTGGCGGATCGCAGGGTGGCAGCCTCCGTCGTGCACGGCGGGCACTTCAACCCCAAGACGCT GAGCATCGAACCCACGCTGCTGCTGAACCCTCCGCTCGACTCTGACATCATGACGGAGGAGATATTCGGCCCGCTGCTCCCCATCATCACGGTCAAGAAGATCGAAGACAGCATCACGTTCCTGAAATCGAAGCCGAAGCCGCTGGCGATCTATGCCTTCACCAGGAACGAGGAGCTGAAGCGCCGGATCATCGACGAGACGTCTTCCGGGAGCGTCACATTCAACGACGCCATCGTGCAG TATGGCCTGGACAGCATCCCGTTCGGCGGCGTCGGGCACAGCGGGTTCGGGCAGTACCACGGCAAGTACTCGTTCGAGATGTTCAGCCACAAGAAGGCGGTGCTCAAGAGGAGCTTCCTCATTGAGTTCATGTTCCGATACCCACCCTGGGACGAGAGCAAGATCGGCTTCCTCAGGCGCGTCTACCGTTTCGACTACATCTCGCTCTTCTTCGCACTGATCGGCCTGAGGAGGTGA
- the LOC101762891 gene encoding probable inactive leucine-rich repeat receptor kinase XIAO codes for MASVSRRVLLALLLPVLLLAPRRAAALPAATFPGDKAALAALKSAVAASSVPPYSCLASWDFSRDPCAAFPCGIRCFSPAANASQLRVMAVALDPAGYSGALPAVVLSSLPFLASLSLAGNRFHGALPSGVPLQASLRILDLSGNAFSGAIPASLFTAASGLQELYLSRNGFSGGVPPQLALLGALSRLELQHNGFTGSLPSLAAMRSLYHLDVSGNALSGPLLAAPGLLPPSLLSVVARNNSFSGPLRAAALAALPAVRVMDLTGNAVSGAVPGAALAHPALQQLRLGSNRLDAVEAAPDGGSSSQLVELDLSGNRLTGRLPGCLAAMPRLAAVALDRNRFTGGIPDRYAARVAAQEATDQWVPFARLMLQGNYLCGALPMQLRQLKEGGAVVSLADNCLPRCPHKFFFCQGAPQKDHATCPPKCEASVHRQDTLLRMP; via the coding sequence ATGGCCTCGGTTAGCCGTCGCGTCCTGCTAGCGCTGCTGCTGCCCGTCCTCCTGCTCGCAccccggcgcgcggcggcgcttcCCGCGGCCACGTTCCCGGGCGAcaaggcggcgctggcggcgctcAAGTCCGCGGTGGCCGCGTCCTCCGTCCCACCCTACTCCTGCCTCGCGTCGTGGGACTTCTCCCGCGACCCCTGCGCGGCGTTTCCCTGCGGCATCCGCTGCTTCTCCCCCGCCGCCAACGCCTCCCAACTCCGCGTCATGGCCGTCGCGCTCGACCCCGCGGGGTACTCGGGCGCGCTCCCCGCGGTAGTCCTCTCCTCGCTGCCGTTCCTCGCGTCGCTGTCGCTCGCCGGCAACCGCTTCCACGGCGCGCTCCCGTCGGGGGTCCCGCTGCAGGCGAGCCTCCGCATCCTCGACCTCTCCGGGAACGCCTTCTCCGGCGCGATACCGGCGTCGCTCTTCACCGCCGCGTCGGGGCTCCAGGAGCTCTACCTCTCCCGCAACGGCTTCTCCGGCGGGGTACCGCCGCAGCTGGCGCTCCTGGGCGCCCTGTCGCGGCTGGAGCTGCAGCACAACGGCTTCACGGGGTCCCTGCCGAGCCTGGCCGCGATGCGCTCGCTCTACCACCTCGACGTCAGCGGCAACGCGCTGTCGGGCCCGCTGCTCGCCGCGCCGGGCCtgctgccgccgtcgctcctGTCCGTCGTGGCGCGCAACAACTCCTTCTCCGGGCCGCtccgcgccgcggcgctggcCGCGCTCCCCGCCGTGCGGGTGATGGACCTCACGGGCAATGCGGTGTCCGGCGCGGTCCCGGGCGCCGCGCTCGCGCACCCGGCGCTGCAGCAGCTGCGCCTGGGGTCCAACCGGCTCGACGCCGTCGAGGCGGCGCCCGACGGCGGGTCCTCGAGCCAGCTCGTCGAGCTCGACCTCAGCGGCAACAGGCTCACCGGGCGGCTGCCGGGCTGCCTCGCCGCGATGCCGCGGCTGGCGGCCGTCGCGCTCGATCGTAACCGGTTCACCGGCGGCATCCCCGACCGGTACGCCGCTCGCGTGGCGGCCCAGGAGGCCACCGACCAGTGGGTGCCGTTCGCCAGGCTGATGCTGCAGGGGAACTATCTCTGCGGAGCATTGCCGATGCAGCTGAGGCAGCTCAAGGAGGGCGGCGCAGTGGTGAGCTTGGCGGACAACTGCCTGCCCAGGTGTCCGCACAAGTTCTTCTTCTGCCAAGGGGCGCCACAGAAGGACCACGCCACGTGTCCTCCCAAGTGCGAGGCTTCGGTCCATCGTCAGGACACTCTGCTGCGGATGCCTTGA